In Cryptococcus deuterogattii R265 chromosome 4, complete sequence, a genomic segment contains:
- a CDS encoding 26S proteasome regulatory subunit N8 — protein MPGLTTAQVTELSGVNVVIHPLVLLSVVDHAARVPLSKNKRVLGVLLGQDNGTSINVANSFAIPFEEDERDPKTFFLDLDYVEEMWRMFRKVNGTSILTILVQIGWLILPKAKERPIGFYHTGPRLRSSDLEITELFKRFCARPVMVIVDVRTSGGRGDTGIPTDAYFAVEEIKDDGTATQRTFTHVSTSIEAEEAEEIGVEHLLRDISSSSSAPSSSLLTTQSLSTRVASQLQSLRGLHARLHEIGEYLEAVRSGKMPVNHQVVYQLQEIMGLLPQLGGDVELGKAFRMGVNDQSLVVFLSSMIRTVLALHDLIENRIQNAQQDIEDAKSPAEKANEARAEAAGIKAEDVAKAKKEAEEEEKEKKKKK, from the exons ATGCCCGGGTTAACAACAGCGCAG GTCACAGAACTTAGCGGCGTCAATGT CGTTATACACCCCTTAGTTCTTCTGTCCGTGGTCGATCACGCTGCACGAGTGCCCTTGTCGAAGAACAAGCGAGTGTTGGGTGTGCTGTTAGGACAAGATAATGGGACCTCCATCAACGTTGCGAACAG TTTTGCGATTccgtttgaagaagacgagcgTGATCCCAAGACATTTTTCTTAGATTTGGATTACGTTGAGGAAATGTGGAGAATGTTCAGAAAAGTCAATGGTACGTCTATCCTTACCATCCTCGTGCAAATCGGATGGCTCATATTACCGAAAGCCAAAGAGCGCCCTATAGGATTCTATCACACTGGTCCCCGTCTTCGCTCGTCTGACCTCGAGATCACTGAACTCTTCAAACGTTTCTGCGCTCGACCTGTCATGGTCATTGTCGATGTTCGAACTTCTGGTGGCCGAGGTGACACTGGTATCCCTACCGATGCCTACTTTGCggttgaagagatcaaggaCGACGGCACTGCCACTCAACGAACATTTACTCACGTCTCAACCTCTATAGAAGCcgaagaagccgaagaaATTGGTGTGGAACATCTTTTGAGAGAtatttcatcttcctcgtctgccccttcatcttctctccttaCTACGCAATCTCTCTCTACCCGCGTCGCATCCCAGCTCCAATCACTCCGCGGTTTGCACGCTCGTCTGCATGAGATTGGAGAGTATCTCGAAGCGGTACGTAGCGGGAAGATGCCAGTTAATCATCAGGTGGTGTATCAATTGCAGGAGATTATGGGTCTGTTGCCGCAACTGGGAGGAGATGTAGAGTTGGGTAAAGCGTTCAGGATGGGTGTGAATGATCAAAGTTTAGTGGTGTTCTTGAGCTCGATGATTAGGACGGTATTGGCTTTGCATGACCTTA TTGAAAACCGCATCCAAAACGCACAACAAGATATTGAGGACGCCAAGTCTCCTGCTGAGAAGGCTAACGAAGCTCGAGCTGAAGCGGCAGGCATCAAGGCAGAGGATGTGGccaaggcgaagaaggaagcagaagaagaggaaaaagagaagaagaagaagaagtag
- a CDS encoding pyruvate dehydrogenase kinase: MSRFKISGALWDKIHHYSSFPQTGVSLQQMIHFGHNPTPGTLLKASQFLSEELPIRLSHRVVELNALPDGLAKMPSINKVKEWYAQSFEELVTFPKPRFKPELEGIFNVPSSDRTKLAFPSSTPNPSLNPLMDDGPVSSGLLIERQNNGSGNGNGNENGKGGGNGNGNGNGNGQRLRIPMERRYYSPPPATIVYPPEVHEYNEKFTHLLENIKKRHDPTVTTVAQGVLEWKKKRKAGRIGVPIQEWLDRFYMSRIGIRFLIGQHIALNTLQPHPDYVGIICTRANVHDICHEAIENARYVCEEHYGLFKGPPIQLLCPKDLTFPYVPGHLSHICFELLKNSLRAVVERFGVDNEDAFPPIKVVVVEGSEDITIKISDEGGGIPRSAIPMIWTYLYTTMSDEGLEATIEQSDFKAPMAGFGYGLPLARLYARFFGGDLRLISMDGYGTDVYISLNKLSSSCEPLQ; encoded by the exons ATGTCTCGATTCAAAATTTCAGGTGCCCTTTGGGACAAAATCCATCACTACTCATCTTTCCCACAGACTGGAG TTTCCCTTCAACAAATGATTCATTTCGGTCATAATCCCACACCCGGTACACTCCTCAAAGCTTCCCAGTTTCTTTCTGAAGAACTGCCTATCAGATTATCACATAGGGTGGTAGAGCTCAACGCTTTACCAGATGGACTGGCGAAGATGCCTAGTATCAACAAAGTGAAGGAATGGTATGCCCAAAGCTTTGAG GAACTTGTTACGTTTCCAAAACCCAGATTCAAACCAGAACTCGAAGGTATATTCAATGTCCCAAGTTCAGA CCGAACAAAATTAGCTTTCCCCAGCTCTACTCCAAACCCTTCTCTGAACCCACTTATGGATGACGGCCCGGTCAGTTCTGGTCTTTTGATAGAGAGACAGAACAACGGAAGCGGGAACGGGAACGGTAACGAAAATGGCAAGGGAGGTGGAAACGGCAACGGAAACGGCAATGGCAACGGGCAAAGATTACGGATACCCATGGAACGTCGGTACTACTCACCACCACCTGCAACGATCGTCTACCCACCGGAAGTACATGAGTACAATGAAAAGTTTACCCATCTACTTGAGAATATCAAGAAAAGACACGATCCGACTGTCACGACCGTTGCTCAAGGTGTAttggaatggaagaagaagcgaaaagCGGGAAGGATAGGGGTACCGATACAAGAGTGGCTGGATAGGTTCTATATGAGCCGAATTGGTATTCGATTCTTGATAGGACAAC ACATTGCGCTCAACACTTTACAACCTCATCCTGATTATGTGGGGATAATTTGCACACGAGCCAACGTACATGATATATGTCATGAAGCGATTG AAAACGCCCGATATGTCTGTGAAGAGCACTACGGTCTCTTCAAAGGCCCGCCTATCCAACTCCTCTGCCCTAAAGACCTCACATTCCCATACGTGCCCGGCCACCTCTCCCACATTTGCTTTGAATTGTTGAAAAACTCCCTTCGTGCTGTTGTGGAGCGTTTCGGGGTGGATAACGAGGATGCTTTCCCCCCAATCAAGGTGGTTGTGGTTGAGGGTAGCGAGGATATCACCATCAAGATTTCGGATGAAGGTGGGGGAATTCCCAGAAGTGCGATTCCCATGATCTGGAC ATATCTCTATACTACAATGAGTGATGAAGGTTTGGAAGCGACCATTGAACAGTCAGACTTTAAAGCCCCCATGGCTGGTTTCGG TTACGGCCTTCCCCTCGCAAGATTG TATGCTAGATTTTTTGGTGGTGATCTCAGATTGATCTCGATGGACGGGTATGGGACAGACGTGTATATCTCTCTCAATAAGTTATCTTCTAG TTGTGAACCTTTGCAATAA
- a CDS encoding sugar transporter: protein MEDKTATAAHTLEPVGSHSSIDKKEVHVGLETTQKQGEATFYETISASPLNPWSRTSFQLYGILLVAALNATASGFDGSIFSSINAMSQYSKYFHHKELGSATGIIFMIYTVGNMIGSLFTGPICDHLGRRAGMGTGAIIIMAAAIILTAAKNDSYLLGGRFLLGFGISIGTSSAPTYALELAPPQWRARIVGFYNTFFYTGSILSTGVAYASNKASGELAFRLPLALQLIPPTCILAGLAFIPESPRWLTARGKTEQAAKILAKYHGGGDINHPVVQMELREFEEGIQIKKAQSWWNYYDLVDTHNQRWRFFMMACMSFFAQLSGNSVLTYYLPSMYTKLGITSTDRRLLLTFANSIVSCTGAVFGSATNDMIGRRTKLWVGSIVLACLFAAVTGFSSQFDGGADDVDAPMSNAGVAFIFLFGCAYSFVYTPLTATYCAEVLANHTRAKGMGVHVIMSNCANLYNTFVTAIALEAIGWKYYLVFVALNLIYAVVWFILGVETRGRTLEELDSVFNAKWPPKEALKKATLVKAEGRLEEL, encoded by the exons ATGGAGGACAAGACCGCTACGGCCGCTCATACCCTTGAGCCAGTAGGCTCTCACTCATCGAtcgacaagaaggaggttcATGTCGGGCTCGAGACCACGCAAAAACAGGGAGAGGCAACTTTCTATGAGAccatctctgcttctcctcttAATCCCTGGTCAAGAACCAGTTTCCAGCTCTATGGAATCTTACTTGTGGCTGCACTGAATGCCACTGCTTCTGGCTTCGACGGG TCCATATTCAGTTCTATCAATGCCATGTCACAGTACTCTAAATATTTTCACCACAAAGAACTAGGTAGCGCCACTGGAAT CATATTCATGATCTATACTGTCGGAAACATGATTGGTTCCCTTTTCACAGGACCTATTTGCGACCACTTGGGCAGACGGGCAGGTATGGGCACAGGtgctatcatcatcatggcAGCCGCCATCATCCTTACTGCCGCAAAGAACGATTCGTATCTGCTCGGTGGTCGATTCTTGTTGGGATTTGGTATCTCTATCGGTACGAGCTCAGCACCTACTTATGCCCTTGAGCTTGCTCCCCCTCAATGGAGGGCTCGAATCGTTGGCTTCTATAACACTT TCTTCTACACTGgttccatcctctccactGGCGTAGCTTACGCTTCCAACAAAGCCAGCGGCGAGCTGGCTTTCCGTCTtccccttgctcttcagctAATCCCTCCAACTTGTATCCTTGCGGGTCTCGCTTTCATTCCCGAGTCACCACGTTGGCTCACTGCTAGAGGCAAGACAGAGCAGGCGGCGAAGATCTTGGCAAAATATCACGGAGGCGGTGATATCAACCATCCTGTAGTCCAAATGGAACTGagagagtttgaagagggCATTCAAATAAAAAAAGCACAGTCTTGGTGGAACTACTATGATCT CGTCGATACCCATAACCAGCGATGGAGATTTTTCATGATGGCTTGCATGTCCTTCTTTGCACAGCTCTCAGGC AATTCTGTCCTTACGTACTACCTCCCATCAATGTACACCAAACTCGGTATTACGTCCACTGACCGCCGTCTCCTTCTCACGTTTGCCAACTCCATTGTTTCTTGTACCGGCGCCGTTTTTGGTTCGGCAACCAACGACATGATTGGCCGCCGTACCAAGCTTTGGGTGGGATCTATCGTACTTGCTTGCTTATTTGCTGCTGTGACAGGCTTTTCGAGCCAGTTTGATGGCGGTGCCGATGATGTGGATGCGCCCATGAGCAATGCCGGAGTAGCCTTTATCTTCTTGTTCGGATGTGCCTATAGCTTTGTGTACACTCCTCTAACAGCCACATACTGCGCAGAGGTATTGGCGAACCATACCAGAGCAAAGGGAATGGGTGTG CATGTAATCATGAGCAATTGTGCCAACCTGTACAACACTTTTGTCACAGCTATCGCTCTTGAAGCCATTGGATGGAAGTATTACCTCGTTTTCGTGGCGCTCAACTTGATATACG CGGTCGTCTGGTTCATCTTGGGTGTCGAAACTCGTGGTCGAACACTCGAGGAACTCGATTCGGTCTTCAACGCCAAGTGGCCTCCAAAAGAGGCGTTGAAAAAAGCCACTCTGGTAAAGGCGGAGGGTCGTCTGGAAGAGCTTTGA